CCGGCCGGGCGATCTGGGCGGCGGTGGACGTTCCCTGCGCGAGCAACAGCATCGGGAACGCGTACAGCAGGTTGAACGTGGCGGCCTTGCCCAGATAATTGACCTCGAACGGGCCGTAGCCGCGCACGCGCAGCACGGCCAGGCAGGCGCCGACCACCACTTCGCGGCCGACCAGCACCACGGCCACCCACCACGGCACGATGTCGCGCACGACGAACGCGACGAGGGTGGCGAGGATGTAGAGCCGGTCGGCCGCCGGGTCGAGCAGGGCGCCGAGCCTGCTTGTCTGGTCGAGCCAGCGGGCGATCTTGCCGTCGAGCCAGTCGGAGAGGCCCGCCGCGACCAGCACGACGAGCGCCCAGCCGTCCGCGTGGGGCCCGAGCAGCAGGTACAGGAACAGGGGCACGCCGAGCAGCCGCAGCACGCTGAGCGCGTTGGGGATGGTCAGGAGCCTGTCGGCCGGATCGTGCGACACGCACGCACTGTAGTCACTGGCCGCGCGTGCGGCTCCAGCCGCGGCGTTGCAGTTCGTCACCGCTGAGCGCCTGCGGACGACCGCGGTCGTCGACGCCGACCCAGCGGGCCCGGAAACCTTCGAGCACGTAGGCGTGGCCTTGACTCCAGACCACGCTGCACGGGGCTGTGGGCAGCGATCCCGTCCCGGTGGTGCCGGGACGCGCCGCCTTGCGCTTCGCGGGCTCGGACTCGGTTTCCGTTCTGGTGCTCATGTGAAATCCCTCCATCAGGGTTGTCGCTCACGGCCTTCGTGGCGTTATCCCCGATACGGAATTCTGCGCGACTGTGGTCGGGACCACTCCGCTTCCGGGCCCGGCCGCGCCGGGAGGCGGGTTTCGGTCGCCGAGTTGTGCAGATCCCGAAGTACGCCTTCCTTCGAGGTGTAACCGGCATCGGCCGGATCAAACCGCTCACCGTGCGTGGCACGCCGCACACCGAAAAGCGCACTACACTGGCACCCGTCATGTCGCCGCCCACGCGCTTGTGGTGTCGCCACGGGCTCCGTAACGTGGGTGGCGCAGCGGTTGAGCCAACAGCCGCGCCGGGAAGTCCGGCTAGCGGGCACGTTTCCGCCACGCTGCTGTTCAGTGTTGCGCACCCTGTCGTGCGACCGGGCTTCCCACCAAGGCGGTTCCAGCTGAAGCTGAAGAGGAGAGCCTCGTGACGGTTCAGGATCCGGACGTCGTGGCGACGAGCGGAGCCGAGTCCGCCGCAGCCGCAGGCCCGCGGGCCGGGCAGATCTGGCTCACCGTTCGCACGGTGTCCGAAGGGGTCACCGTGGTCGCGGTGAGCGGTGAGGTCGACATGCTCACCGCTCCGCAGTTGCGCGCGGACGTGCTGCCCCACCTCGACGAGAGCAGCACCCTGGTGCTCGACATGTCCGGCGTGAGCTTCCTCGGCTCGGCCGGTCTGGCGGTGCTGGTGGAGGCGTCCCAGCACGCCAAGCGCCGTGGCGCGGCGTTCCGCGTCGTGGCCGTCGAGCGCGCGGTGACCCGCCCGTTGGCCGCGACCGGCCTGGGTGAGGTGTTCAGCGTGTTCGAGTCGGTCGAGCGCGCGTTGGAGGCCGACGAACCCCGTTGAGACCGAGTGCCGGTCTAGCCGTGCGGAACCAGGTCGATGACTTGATCCACGCCCGCCGCGACGAGTGCGCGGCGGGCGTGGCCGTCTTCGGGTGCTCGCACGACGACCCGGTTGCCCGCCGCGGCGGCCGCGTCGGCGACGGCTCTCAGGCTCCGGATCAGGCCTTCGTTGCGTTCGCCGACGTCACGCAGGTCGACCACGACGGGCACGGTGCCGCCGCGGGCCGCGGTGAGGATGCGGCGGCGGACGGCGGGCGCGGCGTGGGCCGGCACGTCCCCGAGCACGACCACCTCCACCCAGCCGTCACGTGCGGCGACCTGCACGGGATCCGGCGGCGTGGACGGCGCCAGGAACGTGCCGCGCGATCTGCGCCCGGGGGTGAGGACGAGGGTGACGGTGGTGCCGTCCGGCTGCCGGTCGACCAGCACCTCGTCGACGTTCTCGCGCATCAGCAGCAGGCCGCGGCCTCGGGTGGACAGGGTGGGCGCCGGCACGTGCCAGCAGCCGTGGTCGGCGACGACGACCACGACGCGGCCGTCGGGCCGTGCCTCGGCGTCGATGTGCACGGTGCCGGCCGAGGCGGAGGCGTACGCGTGCTCGACGGCGTTGCTCGCCGCCTCGTTCACCGCGATGAGCAGGTCGTACCGGTCGTCCTCGGACAGGCCTTCGCGGGCCAGCCAGGAATCGAGTCGGGCGCGGACCGCCGCGAGTTCCCCGGGCCGGGCCGGGAACTCCACTCCCCAGTGGTGGTCCGCGAGTTGATCGGTCAAAAGGCCTCCTGTCGCACCAGTCAGTCTTCCCGGACCGCGCGTCGCCTACACGTGTGAGCGACGATCAGTTCGGGTACCGATAGCTTCAGCAGCACAACAAGACAGAACGGACGACGAGGTGAGCGTGTCGCACACTGAGCCGCGCAGCGGTGAGTCGGAGAACGCCCTGGCCGGGGTCGAGTTGCGGATGGCTGCGGATCCCACGCAGCTGTCCATCGTCCGCGCCGTGGCCGCCGATATCGCCATGCGGCAGGATTTCGACCTGGACTCCATCGAGGACTTGAAGCTGGCGGTGGACGAGGCGTGCTCGACCCTCATCTCGCTGGCCACGACGGACGCCGTGCTCAGCGCCCGGTTCATCGTGGTCGACGGCGCGGTGCAGGTGTTCACGGAGGTGGGTTCGGAGCGGTCGGCGCCGCCGGACCGGGACAGCTTCGGCTGGCGGGTGCTGAGCGCGCTGGTCGACTCGGTCACGACGTGGGTCGCGCCGCGGGCCGACGCGTTCGAGGTGCACATCGACCTGGTCAAGCGGTCACTGGGGACGGTGGATGCGTGACGGGGTCCGACGGGGGCACGACACGGTCCGGCACCCAGGGGGACTACGACCACCTGGCGCCGCTGTTCGTCCGGCTCGCCGCGACCGCCAAGGACGACCCGGAGCGGGAGCGGCTGCGCGACGAGTTGGTGACCGAGCACCTGCCCGTGGCCAAGCACATCGCGCGGCGGTTCGGGCACCGCGGTGAGCCGTACGACGACCTGGTGCAGGTCGCCACGGTCGGTCTGATCAACGCGGTGGACCGGTTCGACCCGGAGCGGGGCAGCGACTTCCTGTCGTTCGCGGTGCCCACGATCATGGGCGAGGTCCGCAAGTACTTCCGGGACTCCAGCTGGTCGGTGCGGATGCCGCGGCGGCTCAAGGAGCTGCACCTGGCGATCAACGCGGGGTCCGCGCGGCTGTCGCAGGAGCTGGGCCGGGCGCCGACGCCGAGCGAGCTGGCGCAGCACCTCGGGCTGAGCCGGGAGGAGATCCACGAGGGGCTGGCGGCGGGCAACGCCTACCACAGCGCGTCGCTGGACGACCTGCTCGTGGCGGACGACAGCTCGATCTCGCTGGGCAGCACGCTGGGCGAGGAGGACCCGGAGCTGGAGGCGATCGAGCAGCGGGAGGCGTTGCACCCGTTGCTGGAGAAACTGCCGGAGCGGGAGCGGAAGATCGTCGTGATGCGGTTCTTCGGGAACATGACGCAGACGCAGATCGCGCAGAAGGTCGGGATCTCGCAGATGCACGTGTCGCGGTTGCTGGCGAAGACGCTGCGGCAGCTGCGCGAGGGTCTGACCGAATAGGACTCCTCCGGACAGCGCTCCGCCGGAGTGGACTGTTCCGGCGAGGACTGTGCCGCGGGGGACTGTCGCGCCGAGGACGGTCGCGCCGAACATTCGAGGCCGCCTGACTTCCGGGTCAGGCGGCCTCGGCGTGTTCAGAGGGGTGTCGGATTGCGTGTCGGGTTGCGTGTCGGGTTGCGTGTTCGGCCTCGGCATTCGGGGGTCGGAACGGGAGGCTCGCCGGACGGTCAGGCGGCGGAGCGGCGGCGGTTCGCGATGATGCGGCGGCGCTCGTCCTCCCCCATACCGCCCCAGACGCCGTATGGCTCCTGCACCGCCAACGCGTGCTCGCGGCACGGGTCCACGACCGGACAACGGGCGCAGAGTTGCTTGGCCTTCTCCTCCCGGGCCGCACGGGCGGAACCCCGTTCGTTGTCCGGGTGGAAGAACACGGCACTGTCACGGCCTCGGCACAACCCCTCCTTCTGCCAGTCCCAGACGTCGGTCACGGGCTTGGGCAAGCGCGCGGTGCTGGTCATCGGATGAACCCCCTAGCGGTGTCACATGTCCTTGATCACGGCGTACCCGCTGGTCCGGGGAGGGCAAACGTGGTGCGCCTCATCGGATTACCCGAGGGCCCGATTCGTTCGGGCTCCTGATCACTCCGGTTCCTCCTGCGCGAGCCGCTCGTCGAGGGTTTCGCCCTCGCGCAGCTCACGCTTCGTGGTGCCGTGGCGGTCGGCGCCGCTCCAGTGCTCGGGCGGCTCGACGCCCTGCTCCAGCGGGTCGACGTCGAGTTCGTCCTCGTCCAGCTGTTCGGTCTCGTCCAGCGGACGTTCGTTCGGATCGGTCATCGCGCACCTCCGGGTGATCGGCTCGCGGGTGACTGGGCGGTGAGCGCGGGCGCCACCGTCTCGGCCCAGAACGAGAAGAACCGCTCCTGGTCCGGGCCGATCTGCTGGACGTAGATCTCGTCGTAGCCGGCGTCGGCGTACTCGCGGACCGCGTCCACGTACGGCTGCGGATCGGGGCCGACGGGCAGCGCGGACGCCACCATCTCCTCGGTGACCAGCGTCGAGGCCTGCTCGAAGTGCCGCGGCGTGGGCAGCACCTGTGCCAGTTCGCCGGGCAGCTGCTCGTTGGCCCACAACCGGTGCGCGGTCTTCACACCGGCCTCGGCGGAGTCCGCGTGGCACACCTTGAACCCGGCCTGGGTCGGCTTGCCCTCGCCGCCGGCGGACCGGAACTTCGAGATCAACGAGGAGTCCGGCATGGTCGAGCACAGTCCGTCGCCGATCCGCCCGGCGAGGTCCGCCGCCTTCGGCCCGAACGCCGACACGTACACCGGAACGGGTGACGGCGGCAGCGTGTAGAGCCGGGCGTTCTCGACCGTGTAGTGCCGGCCGCGGTGGCTGACCTCGTCGCCCGTCCACAGTGCCCGCATGACCTCGACGGCCTCTTCCAGCATCTCCAGCCGTTCCGGCGCGGACGGCCACGGGTCGCCGAAGATGTGCTCGTTCAGCGCCTCACCGCTGCCCACACCGAGGGTGAACCCGCCGCGGCACTGGACGGCGGCCGTCGCGGCGGCCTGGGCCACCACGGCCGGGTGAATCCGGACTGTCGGACAGGTGACGGCGGTCGTCACGGGCAGCGAGGTGACCTCGGACAGCGCGCCGATGACGGACCACACGAACGGGCTGTTGCCCTGCTCGGCGTTCCACGGGTGGTAGTGGTCGGAGATCCACAGCCGCTCGAAACCGGCCTGTTCCGCCCACCGCGCCTGCCGCACCAGCTCACGCGGTCCGGACTCCTCGCTGGAGAGGAAGTAACCCATCGAGACCATGGCCGACGGTTACCCGCGCAGGAATTCCTGAACCTTGGTCCGCACGCCGCGCCGCACCACGTCCCACGCGTCCGGGTCGCCCCTCAGCATCGCCTCGACGGTGGCCTTGGTCTGGTCGAACGTCGTGTGCGGCGGGATCGGCGGCACGTTCGGGTCGCACCGGACGTCCAGCACGACGGGCTTGGTCGCGGTCAGCGCCCGGTCCCACGCCGCGCCGAGGTCCGCCGGGTCGTCCACGTCGACGCCCTCCAGCCCGATCGACCGGGCGAACGCGGCGTAGCCGACGTCGGGCAGCACCTGGGACTGCTCGAACTTGGGTTCGCCGCCCATGGCCCGCAGCTCCCACGTCACCTGGTTGAGATCGTTGTTGTGCAGCACGCACACCACGCAGCGCGGGTCGGCCCACTCCTCGTGGTAGCGGGCGATGGTGATCAGCTCGGCGAGCCCGTTCATCTGCATCGCGCCGTCGCCGACGAGCGCCACGGCGGGCCGGTCGGGGTGGGCGAACTTCGCGCCGATCGCGTACGGGACGCCGGCGCCCATGGTGGCGAGCGTGCCCGACAGCGATCCGCGCATCCGGCCGCGCAGCTTCACCAGCCGTGCGTACCAGTTGGCCGCGCTGCCGGAGTCGGCGGTGACGATCGCGTCCTCGGGGAGCCGGGGCGACAGCTCCCACATGATCCGCATCGGGTTCACCGGCTCGGCGTCCACAAAGGACTGTCGGCGCAAGGTCTCCCACCAGTCGGCCACGTTGCGCTCGACGGTCTCCCGCCACGACCGGTCCTCCTTGCGCCGCACCGCTCGCAACACCGCCCGCAACGTCGCGGAGGCGTCACCGACGAGGTTGACCTCGGTCGGGTAGCGCATGCCGATCATCCGACCGTCGACGTCGACCTGAACGGCACGCGCGGCGTCGAACGCGGGCAGGAACTGCGAGTAGGGGAAGCTGGAGCCGACGATCAGCAACGTGTCGCAGTCGCGCATCAGCTCGTAGCTGGGCCGGGTGCCGAGCAGTCCGATCGACCCGGTCACCCACGGCTCGTCGTCGGGCAGCACGTCCTTGCCCAGCAACGCCTTCGCCACGCCCGCGCCGAGCACGTCGGCGAGTTCGCGCACCTCGTCGGCGGCTCCGCGGGCGCCCTGGCCGACGAGGATCGCCACCCGCTCCCCCGCGTTCAGCACCTCCACCGCGCGCCGCACGTCCTCCTCCGACGGCACGGCGGTGGCCCACGAATGGCTCGGCGCGCTCGACGGCACGTGCTTGAACGCGTGTTCCGGCGGCGAGTACTCCAGCTCCTGCACGTCCGCCGGGATGATCAACGCGGTGGGCGCGCGCTGCGACTCGGCGGTGCGGATGGCCCGGTCCAGCGCGTTGGGCAGCTGCTCGGGCACCGTCACGTCGACCAGGTACTCGGAGGCGACGTCCTTGAACAGCGAGTGCAGGTCGACTTCCTGCTGGTAGCTGCTCCCCATAGCGGTGCGGGCGGTCTGGCCGACGATCGCGACCACCGGCACGTGGTCGAGCTTGGCGTCGTACAGGCCGTTGAGCAGGTGGATCGCGCCGGGCCCTGACGTGGCCAGGCACACCCCGACCCGGCCGCTGAACTTCGCGTAGCCGACGGCTTCGAGCGCGGACATCTCCTCGTGCCGGGACTGGATGAACCGCGGCTGGTCGTCGTGGCGCCCGAAGGCCGCGACCAGCCCGTTGATGCCGTCACCCGGATAGGCGAAGACGTGCTCGACACCCCAGTCGCGGAGGCGGCGCAGCATGTAGTCGGCGACGGTGGTGGTCATGGCGTCCTCCCTCGAAAGGAAGGGGTTACCCGACCAGCCGCCCGGCTAAAGCGGGAGCAGCATCCGGCCGCCCACCAGGAGGGTGCCGATCGTGACGACGGCGAACAGCATCACCCACATCAGGCCGGGCACGCGGGTGATCCGGGCCAGCTGGTCCGCGTCGGACTGCGGCGCGCGCCCGCGCCGCCGCCTGCGCTGCAACTCGCCCACCGGCCGCACACCGCCCAGGAGCAGGAACCACGTCACGAACAGCGCGAACGACGCCTGCCACTCGGTCGTGGCGTACCAGGACACGGCGAACATCACCCCGCCGGTCAGCACGACCGACAGCACGCCGAACGCGTTGCGGATCATGACCAGCATCCCGGCGAGCAGCACCACCGTGGCCCACAGCAGGGGCCTGACCTGCTCGGACGTCACCAGCGCCGCCGCGCCCAGGCCGAGCAGGGACGGCGTCACGTACCCGGCGAAGTACATCAGCACCACGGCGAGCCCGGTGGGCCGTCCGCGCGACACCGTGACCCCGGACGTGTCCGAGTTCAGCTTGATGCCCTCCAGCCGGCGGCCGGTGAGCAGCGCGACGAGGGCGTGCCCGGCCTCGTGCGCGATGGTGATGACGTGCCTGCTGTACCGCCACACGCCGGGGCTGGCCACCAACACCAGCGCCAGCACGGCGGGAGCCCATTTCGTCAGAGTCGACATCACCGACCAGCATGCCAGGGGCTTGCACCGCTGGTCCGCGCCGGCACCTTGAACGTGAGGGCATGCAGCAGTGCACGGTCCGCGGGACCGTGCACTGTTGCCTCATGTGTCAGTGGCCGCGCCGTGCCCTGTGCTGTTCGACGGCCGGGTCGACCGGCTGGACCGGCCGCGGCTGCACGGTCGGGTCCATCGACTCGATCCGGTCGTTCGGGTGCACGCCCGAACGCTGGGTCGGCATCTCCTGGGTGGTCGGATCCATCTGCGCCTGCGGATCCCGGATGCTCGCGCGCTGGTCCGCCACCGGGCGCTCGTCGATCGGGCGTTCGGCGACCGGCTGCTCGACCACCGGCTCCGTCACCAGCTTGCGCCGGGCCGGGAGCACCGCGATCAGCAGACCCACGGCGGCGAGGCCGAGGTGCAGCCAGTTGTCGTTGGTGTTCAACGCCAACGGGTTGCCCAGCCCCGAAACCGGGTTGGTGGCGAAGACACCGGCCAGAGCGAGGCCCCAAAGCGCTACCAAGCCATAGCCGAGGAACAGCAGCCAGCCGTAGAGCCTGGCCAGACCGGACGTGCTCGCCATCACCAGGCCGAGCACACCGAACACCAGGTGGACCACGTTGTGCAGCGGGTTGAGCGCGAACCCGAGCAGCGTCGCGTGCTGATCACCCGCGAAATCGCCGAACCCGGTCCGCACGAAGCCCAGCACACCCAACGCGAGGAAGACCAGGCCGACCAGGCCCGCCAACACCTGGGCGGGCTGGAGACCCGCGACCTTGACACGACCGGCGGTCGAGTGGTGGGTCATCTCGCCCTCCAACTGAGGACCACGAGCCCGTCTTGCACGGGCTCCGGACGACCACCGACTACCCCCGCGCCCCGAACGGCAAACCAATGACAGACCCGGTGGAGGCGGGCGCACGAGCCCGCCCCCGTTCCCGACAGGAGTCCCACACCCCGTCGTGCCGGGGTTTTCTTCCGTCCCGACCCACCCCATGAAGGCCGGGCCGGCGTGCCGCGCGAATCACCATTCCGACACCGCGACCGAATAGGCCGGACCAGTTATCGGAACAATTCCGCGCCGTCTCGCCGGATCACCGTGCGCACAGGTCAGGAGCGTGCGCCCGCATTACCGGAGACGCGCGTCGCCGAGCCGTTCCACTCGGTTTCCCTGCTCTCCACGATGATCCCCTCCGATTGGCCGGACACCACTGCGGTGTCCATACGACTATCCCGCCGGAGAGGTGTTGTGGTCAAAGGAATTACCGCTCCCCGCCGGGTTCGCTTGACCTCCAGTTAGCTCGAACTCCTAGCGTTGCGGGCAGACCACAGGCAGAGGGGACTACGAAGATGCGCGCCATCCGCCAGCACGAGTTCGGTCCGGCCGAGAACCTGCGCTACGAGGAGACGCCCGACCCGGAGCCGGGGCCCGGCCAAGTCCGGATCACGGTGTCCGCGGCGGGGGTGCACCTGCTCGACACGACCATCCGCCGCGGTGAGGGCGGCGGGCCGTTCCCGCTGCCGTCACTGCCCATGACGCCGGGCCGGGAGGTCGCCGGCGTCGTCACGCGAGTGGGTGACGGGGTCGAGGCGCACTGGCTGGGCAAGCGGGTCACCGCCCACCTCGGGCAGGCGAGCGGCGGTTATGCCGAGTTGGCGGTGGCGAACGCGGCGTCGCTGCACGAGCTGCCGGACCACGTGTCGGACGAGGCGGCGGTGGCCATGATCGGCACCGGCCGGACCGCTGTCGGGGTGCTGCGGATCGCGGAGATCACCTCGGACGACGTGGTGCTGGTGACGTCGGCCGCGGGCGGGTTGGGCGCGTTGTTCGTGCAGGAGGCCAAGGCGGTCGGGGCCAAGGTGGTCGGTGTCGCGAGCACCGCCAAGCTGGACCTGGTCCGGGAGTTGGGCGCGGACGTGGTGGCCGACTACACCCGACCCGGCTGGTCGGAGGGGATCGGCGAGGTGACCGTCGTGCTCGACGGCGTCGGCGGCGCACCCGGCCGCGAGGCGCTGGACCTGCTGGGCGTCGGCGGCCGGATCGTGCTGTTCGGCTGGTCCGCCGGCGAGCCCACGCGCATCGAGACCGCCGACCTCTACCGCCTCGGCATCACCGCCACGGTCGCGGTCGGGCCGCGGATGATGAAGGGCACCAACCTGCGCGGGCTGGAGGAACTGTCGCTGCGCGCTCTGGCCGACCAGCGCCTCACGCCGCTGACCACGGTGTTCCCGCTCAGCGAGGCCGCCAAGGCGCACGCCGCGCTGGAAGGCCGCGCCACCGTGGGCAAGGTCGTGCTCAAGCCCTGAACGGGTGAATGCCCCCGTGCGACGTGCGCACGGGGGCATTCAGTACCTAGACGGGAACCGTGACGATCCGCTCCCCCTCGAAGTTGCGGACCTCGACCGCGGCGACGTCCTCGGGCGCGATGAGCGCCGAGCCGTCCAGGTTGGTGCCGTCCTTCTCGCCGGCCGGGGAGACGAGCCAGCTGCCGGCCTCGTGGCTGCTGCCGTCCTTGGCGACGACGAACAGCTTGCACTTCTCGCCCTTCGCGACGCCCGCGACGGACGCGTTCACCCGCACCCACCCGGCGGCGGGCCTGACCTGCGCGGTCATCCGGGCGCCGGTCACCGGGTCGGTGGCCGACCCGAGCCTGGTCCCGGCCGGCGGCGCGGGCAGCGTGGTGTGCTGCTGGGCCTGGCCGCCGTCGGGCGCGGTGCCCCGGCCGACCGCGAAACCGCCGCCCAGCACGATCGCGGCCACCGCCGCCGCGGCCAACCCCATGCCGATCCTCCGACGGACCACCCGGCTGTCGCGTTCGGACCGCACCTGCCGCAGCGTCCGCTGCAACAGCAGGTCACCGCCGTCGGGCGGGCCGTCGAGCAGCGCCTCGGGGGGCACCTCGCCCATCACCTCCTCCATCACCCGCAGCCCGTCCACCTCGGCGCGGCACCGCGGGCAGGACGCCAAGTGGTCCTCCACGGCACGCGCCTCCCGCTCGTCGAGCACGCCGAGCACATAGGCGCCCAGCAGCTGTGGATCGTGGTTCGTGGTCATCCGGCCACCCCCTTCAGCGCGACCTGTTGCCCGACGAACGTCTCTCTCAGGGCCCGCAGCGCGTAGTGCGATCTCGATTTCACCGTGCCCGGCGGCACCCCCAGCGCCTCGGCCGCCTCGGTCACGCTCCGGCCCCGGAAGTAGATCTCCATCAGCACGTCGCGGTGGTCGGACGACAACCGGTCCAGGGCCTCGAGCACCACCATCGAGTCCACCACGGAATCGGCGTGGTCGCGCTGCACCGGCGGGGCCTCGGGCGTCTCGGCCACCTCCCGCGGTCTCGCCGCCTTCGCCCTGATCCGGTCGGTGACGATGTTGCGCGTCACGGTGAGCAGCCAGCCGCGGACCGAGCCCTTGCCGTTGACCAGGGCGTCCGGGTGCCGCCAGGCGCGCACGAGGGTTTCCTGGACGACGTCCTCGGCCGCCGCCCGGTCACCGGTCAACCGCGTCGCGTACGCGAGCAGCGCCCGGCCGTGTTCCTCGTAGAGGGACCGGACCAGTGCCTCGTCGGCCGCGGCCTCCCGTTTCCGGGACCACAGAGCCGCCATCCACCCACTCCTCTCGTCAACTCCCTCCCCGGACACGGATGTCGGACCGGTTCGGTTCACCGTGGGCGGAAGAAGTTCCTAGGAGCAGTTCTCGCCGGTGTTCAAGCAGGCCGTGACGCGGTCCATCAGCGGCACTGGCATGACGTTGACGAACATGGCGTGGTCGGTGCCGGGATCGCGCAACTGCTCGGGGAAGCTGTCGATGGCGTACGGGGCGCCGTCGGGCACGTCGTAGGCGACCCGGACGCGCAGCTTCGGCACCGGGAACGTCCCGGTCCGGCACACCCCGTTGGCGGCCGGGAACTCGACGTGCGCCCGGTGGCTCGGGCTGTCGGTGTTGCGGCCGTCCCAGCAGCTGGGGAACTCGAACGTGCGCAGGACCTTGCCGCCGGGCGCGCATTCGGGGTAGCGGTCGGTGTGCCGGTCCTCGAACCCGGTGCAGCTCCACCGCGCCCGGCCGCGTCCGGTGTTCAGCGCGGCCGGGTCGCCGGTGATCATGCGCAGGAACCGGGGCATCGCCACGACCCGGCTGACCGGGCTGCCGGCGAACGTGATGTCCACGTCCGCCGGCGGCAGCACCTCACCGGTGTTGCCGTGCACCCCGCCGCCGGGCTCGTGCTCGTCGTGGCCGGTGCGGTCGGTCAGCCGCAGCACCGGCCAGTAGTAGGTGGACGGGTCGCCGGCCCGGCAGGTGGTCCCGGCCGCGGCCAGCGACTCGTCCGTGGAGCCGGCGTTCGTGCTGGTGTTGCCGACGTACTCGTGGGTGTGGTGCGCGCCGAACGGCTGCCCCGGCGCGATGACCATGTTGTCCGCGTTGAGGTGACGCGACTCGTTGCGCCCGCAGTCGACGGCGAACGTGCCGGTCGAGGCGTCCTCGGTGGTGATCGCCGAGTCCACCGCCACCGGCACTTCGTCAATGGCCACGGTGCGGCTGTCCGCGCAGCCGGCGACCAGCACGAGCACCAGCGACAAGGACGCCCATCTCACGGACGACAGCCTATTCAGTTCAGCTGCACGCGGAGGATGCGGGTGTTGGAGTTGTTGGGAGTGCTGTCCTTGTCACCGTCGCTGGTCGTCAGCCACAGACTGCCGTCCGGCGCCGGTTCGACCGTGCGCAGCCGGCCGTAGGTGCCCTGGAAGTGGGTCGTCTCGGAACCGACCGACGTGCCACTGATCTCCAGCCGGTAGAGCCTGCTGCCGCGCAAAGCCGCGACGTACAGGGCGTTGTTGACGATGGCGATGCCGCTGGGCGAGGCGCTGGCCGTGGTCCACGTCCGTTTCGGCGC
This is a stretch of genomic DNA from Saccharothrix ecbatanensis. It encodes these proteins:
- a CDS encoding zinc-binding dehydrogenase, yielding MRAIRQHEFGPAENLRYEETPDPEPGPGQVRITVSAAGVHLLDTTIRRGEGGGPFPLPSLPMTPGREVAGVVTRVGDGVEAHWLGKRVTAHLGQASGGYAELAVANAASLHELPDHVSDEAAVAMIGTGRTAVGVLRIAEITSDDVVLVTSAAGGLGALFVQEAKAVGAKVVGVASTAKLDLVRELGADVVADYTRPGWSEGIGEVTVVLDGVGGAPGREALDLLGVGGRIVLFGWSAGEPTRIETADLYRLGITATVAVGPRMMKGTNLRGLEELSLRALADQRLTPLTTVFPLSEAAKAHAALEGRATVGKVVLKP
- a CDS encoding anti-sigma factor family protein → MTTNHDPQLLGAYVLGVLDEREARAVEDHLASCPRCRAEVDGLRVMEEVMGEVPPEALLDGPPDGGDLLLQRTLRQVRSERDSRVVRRRIGMGLAAAAVAAIVLGGGFAVGRGTAPDGGQAQQHTTLPAPPAGTRLGSATDPVTGARMTAQVRPAAGWVRVNASVAGVAKGEKCKLFVVAKDGSSHEAGSWLVSPAGEKDGTNLDGSALIAPEDVAAVEVRNFEGERIVTVPV
- a CDS encoding sigma-70 family RNA polymerase sigma factor — encoded protein: MAALWSRKREAAADEALVRSLYEEHGRALLAYATRLTGDRAAAEDVVQETLVRAWRHPDALVNGKGSVRGWLLTVTRNIVTDRIRAKAARPREVAETPEAPPVQRDHADSVVDSMVVLEALDRLSSDHRDVLMEIYFRGRSVTEAAEALGVPPGTVKSRSHYALRALRETFVGQQVALKGVAG
- a CDS encoding DUF1996 domain-containing protein — encoded protein: MRWASLSLVLVLVAGCADSRTVAIDEVPVAVDSAITTEDASTGTFAVDCGRNESRHLNADNMVIAPGQPFGAHHTHEYVGNTSTNAGSTDESLAAAGTTCRAGDPSTYYWPVLRLTDRTGHDEHEPGGGVHGNTGEVLPPADVDITFAGSPVSRVVAMPRFLRMITGDPAALNTGRGRARWSCTGFEDRHTDRYPECAPGGKVLRTFEFPSCWDGRNTDSPSHRAHVEFPAANGVCRTGTFPVPKLRVRVAYDVPDGAPYAIDSFPEQLRDPGTDHAMFVNVMPVPLMDRVTACLNTGENCS